Proteins found in one Sardina pilchardus chromosome 3, fSarPil1.1, whole genome shotgun sequence genomic segment:
- the LOC134075919 gene encoding retinoic acid-induced protein 1, whose translation MQSFRERSGFHGNQHCYQQDSPEFSHLESYRSRQAYETHPLSSTAAGMPPSRTPSAKDCYGQQGYPTYIGAGGNGSSTAAPAPAKKPSYHEGKVSSGQHLQAGYANHMGGPGGYSAQYLSEGHLQQQKWEDTAPQLGSYEQDMTSAPVYTSPHQQSSAPSPLMYPQSHLHFPPQHPQPHPPSSSASPYMDKCAPMPHAYKGYGMPPGPQYSRQLGNHSGLKPSGYRPQNNYSYQPPPPPPPPSRSGFEQQQQQQQQQQQQQQQQQQQQQQQQQQQPVSLQGMAGSQESMSKFQHYQHGQGPQQGYCMPDIPVRSPEQQYYQNCSPSSSHSPARSVGRSPSYSSTPSPLMPNPEASFQYSQPPTPINPINPTTASADQGMLMPPHTHASPAVNHQTQSYSGGTMKERFSEKLLSNPSLWSLNALTSQVESISNNVQQLLLSEALMANKKGGKRGTPKKGEEYRGQMRGLDDPCPDGQQQHGAHMSDPYGTPKSLTAELHEGAYSGSPEEQLDRSYYYCSQSRGPLHGPSNPHMPLNAVSSCSMTLLESRSVNSFSSMQTPESGPHLGPRLQSVTPMEGDHHNSTLQQRMSGERSPMSIPAQSPMKQETHSPPDIKRVDGSLKENFEESAWMEKTADEEEQMKNKLSDEQKFKGEVIEAGGEKQERWSEDEKSPSLFPKMCTDTSGQSDAYESEGSLYQDVHNKSDPDDSDSSTKQSCGLLGESHQGNLEPEMKPETFKSEPSPTAETHPEALPSISRGDLAEDQYLPSREENSETLHLSPCSRQNEATLLTAEGRKEETLEGQPSVLACQSTELREEQRSQSPSDEVVNNAGRPQEPPPVDYGARDVQQECQGTISCMEAEEAVVVAAIPDAPPQNGERRPAVCDIAPQCHTSQPPAFVALGEKATPPAQTRDHIDRSDAKVLEPDSPQLPGKSILHSAPSWANTPPSPQKGDEDMEPGVSCPSAVTPSAKPEPMAPSANPRVFGRKPGRGRRRMMHANFGIRRQPSVEGEGAPTPAQKPSIPSSKSALLSDHMVASREGIVSPTSKHLAESLPSRMCTRSFSAQGTPKPVVAPVVTPPLKKKPGPKPGGGSATKGQVGRPRGLASKLKLLKQVEEIQASIDQARAKRAASGLGTQEDNPDPITLETVTEIKTVSLKDQKAMVLRSRKQTPEKTEKEPVKEKETLIVPPKKVREVKKQKAPLELVSEAADAIPPETPHVEICLAEPSKPEEKIAAPIKRQSTSQSPETAKRKRGVKADKVAQPEVAELLPSLQSPAPAPEQHEPAPLPTHKTGVGVPKRGPKKKRGPHPKIAVISSPVTKDEAPVVPDVSEVPSAPPQCPTKTKYLPPRKGRGLKYEAMVQKITSTPASKKQPFNLLPEALPEDPASKVVQPVPEQKEELPEESSTAVQQPPEETQEPAADGQTPRKKRRKWATVESRVEPEGALDAGSLIITTPRLAKQRAIKNNHEMHLKQRRKRKKGHPPAEGLAVTEPMLEPLAEPVTEPQPAVSLKESEAEMQLHVEPLTEQQELPAPSSLSPTAAPAPVTSSDQPPTELLPETAVEPPKPRRGRKPSLKKKEAKATGEPNSVPAKRGRKPGPKKKTELQNTPVVKPPPSKPPAKAAAKATETVPKPKTRCRKQSVPKVKQAKQETEFNVVSTTTPLQPEIKCSFIPYVRIESSVDLAAACAIVNRPDDAQRIMAREKSAGDTKPPAAAVAKAIPTSSLMLLGPLVNKSLADRCLKCCLCGMPSNYRDLGDLCGPYYLPNNIPQKSVSWGYREEFWENRESAQFRSTQPPTVQESEKTSEPSQAGTSEEEHPGHHRKPRRPSRESSHPRTNFRLGLKKLQQCLSLRRRTTAETAPPGGEEGPDTSLGKVQRRAEEREHWAHEACVVWTGGVVLVAGRLYGLKEAVQSAAQTKCAKCQSEGASVSCSCEGCSHKYHYVCAKESGCLFEEDDFSVRCPKHE comes from the exons ATGCAGTCCTTCAGAGAGCGGAGcggtttccatggcaaccagcACTGCTACCAGCAGGACTCCCCTGAGTTCTCACACCTGGAGAGCTACaga AGCCGTCAGGCGTACGAGACGCACCCCCTCTCGTCCACCGCCGCCGGCATGCCCCCGTCCAGAACGCCGTCCGCTAAAGACTGTTATGGGCAGCAGGGCTACCCGACGTACATCGGCGCCGGCGGCAACGGCAGCAGCACGGCTGCTCCGGCTCCAGCCAAAAAGCCCTCCTACCACGAGGGCAAAGTGTCCAGCGGCCAGCACCTCCAGGCGGGCTACGCCAACCACATGGGTGGGCCGGGGGGCTACTCGGCCCAGTACCTGAGCGagggccacctgcagcagcagaaGTGGGAGGACACGGCACCCCAGCTGGGCTCCTACGAGCAGGACATG ACGTCCGCTCCGGTCTACACCAGCCCCCACCAGCAGAGCTCGGCCCCGTCCCCTCTCATGTACCCGCAGAGCCACCTGCACTTCCCCCCACAGCACCCCCAGCCACAcccgccctcctcctccgcctccccctACATGGACAAGTGCGCCCCCATGCCCCACGCCTACAAGGGCTACGGCATGCCGCCCGGCCCGCAGTACAGCCGCCAGCTGGGCAACCACAGCGGCCTGAAGCCCAGCGGGTACCGACCGCAGAACAACTACAGCTAccagccgccgccaccaccgcccccACCCTCCCGTAGTGGCttcgagcagcagcagcagcagcaacaacaacaacagcaacaacaacaacaacaacaacagcagcaacagcagcagcagcagcagcagcccgtgTCTCTGCAGGGCATGGCCGGCTCCCAGGAGAGCATGTCCAAGTTCCAGCACTACCAGCACGGCCAGGGCCCCCAGCAGGGCTACTGCATGCCCGACATCCCGGTGCGCTCGCCGGAGCAGCAGTACTACCAGAACTGCAGCCCGAGCTCCAGCCACTCGCCCGCGCGCTCCGTGGGACGCTCCCCGTCCTACAGCTCCACGCCCTCGCCGCTCATGCCCAATCCCGAGGCCTCATTCCAGTACAGCCAGCCGCCGACCCCCATCAACCCCATCAACCCCACCaccgcctccgcc GACCAGGGCATGCTCATGCCCCCCCACACGCACGCGTCCCCGGCGGTCAACCACCAGACGCAGAGCTACAGCGGCGGCACCATGAAAGAGCGCTTCTCCGAGAAGCTGCTGTCCAACCCCAGCCTGTGGAGCCTCAACGCTCTCACCTCGCAGGTGGAGAGCATCTCCAACAACgtccagcagctcctgctcTCCGAGGCCCTCATGGCCAACAAGAAGGGGGGCAAGCGGGGGACCCCTAAGAAGGGGGAGGAGTACAGGGGACAGATGAGGGGCCTGGACGACCCCTGTCCTGacggccagcagcagcacggcGCTCACATGTCTGACCCCTACGGCACCCCGAAGTCCCTAACGGCCGAGCTCCACGAGGGAGCCTACTCCGGCAGCCCAGAGGAGCAGCTGGACAGGAGCTACTACTACTGCAGTCAGAGCAGGGGTCCACTGCACGGGCCGAGTAACCCGCACATGCCTTTGAACGCGGTGTCGTCCTGCTCGATGACCTTGCTCGAGAGCCGGTCGGTGAACTCGTTCTCGAGCATGCAGACCCCAGAGAGCGGTCCCCACCTGGGCCCGAGGCTCCAAAGCGTCACGCCCATGGAGGGAGACCATCACAACAGCACGCTGCAGCAGCGCATGAGCGGCGAGAGATCTCCCATGAGCATCCCGGCGCAGAGCCCgatgaagcaggagactcacTCGCCGCCCGACATCAAGCGGGTGGACGGCTCCCTGAAGGAGAACTTCGAGGAGTCGGCCTGGATGGAGAAGACCGCCGACGAAGAGGAGCAGATGAAGAACAAGCTGAGCGACGAGCAGAAGTTCAAAGGGGAGGTGATCGAGGCCGGAGGTGAGAAGCAGGAGCGGTGGTCCGAGGACGAGAAGTCTCCGTCTCTCTTCCCCAAGATGTGCACGGACACCTCAGGCCAGAGCGACGCTTACGAGTCCGAGGGGAGCCTCTATCAGGACGTTCACAACAAGAGTGACCCAGACGACAGTGACTCGTCCACGAAGCAAAGTTGTGGATTACTGGGCGAGAGCCACCAGGGAAATCTAGAGCCCGAAATGAAACCGGAGACGTTCAAGTCAGAGCCTTCCCCGACTGCAGAAACCCATCCCGAAGCACTGCCATCTATCTCGAGAGGTGACCTTGCGGAGGATCAATATTTGCCAAGCCGAGAGGAGAACTCAGAGACTCTACATCTCTCCCCTTGCAGCAGGCAGAACGAGGCGACGCTTTTAACTGCTgaggggaggaaggaagagactCTGGAGGGGCAGCCATCCGTCCTTGCCTGTCAGAGCACCGAGCtgagggaggagcagaggagccaGTCGCCCTCCGACGAGGTCGTCAATAACGCCGGGCGACCACAGGAGCCGCCGCCGGTGGACTACGGTGCCAGGGACGTGCAGCAGGAATGCCAGGGCACAATCAGCTGCATGGAGGCTGaggaggcggtggtggtggcggcgatCCCAGACGCGCCCCCACAGAACGGCGAGAGGAGGCCAGCTGTTTGCGACATCGCGCCTCAGTGTCACACCTCCCAGCCGCCGGCCTTCGTCGCTCTGGGGGAGAAAGCAACGCCTCCGGCCCAGACCCGGGACCACATCGATCGCAGCGATGCCAAGGTGCTGGAGCCCGACTCGCCGCAGCTGCCGGGCAAATCGATCCTGCACTCGGCGCCGTCGTGGGCCAACACGCCCCCGTCCCCGCAGAAAGGCGACGAGGACATGGAGCCCGGGGTCAGCTGTCCCAGCGCCGTGACCCCGTCGGCCAAGCCGGAGCCCATGGCACCGTCGGCGAACCCGCGGGTCTTCGGCCGAAAGCCCGGCCGCGGCCGACGGAGGATGATGCACGCCAATTTCGGCATCAGGAGGCAGCCGAGCGTGGAGGGCGAGGGGGCACCCACCCCGGCCCAGAAGCCCAGCATTCCCTCCAGCAAAAGCGCCCTTTTGTCTGACCACATGGTGGCGTCGCGCGAGGGCATCGTCAGTCCGACATCGAAGCATTTGGCCGAGAGCTTGCCGTCCCGCATGTGCACTCGTTCTTTCAGTGCGCAGGGAACGCCCAAGCCTGTGGTCGCTCCTGTCGTCACCCCCCCTTTAAAAAAGAAGCCAGGCCCCAAACCTGGGGGAGGGTCGGCCACAAAGGGGCAGGTGGGCCGTCCCCGAGGCCTGGCCTCCAAACTCAAACTGTTGAAACAAGTGGAAGAGATCCAAGCCTCAATAGACCAGGCCAGAGCCAAGAGGGCTGCTAGTGGGCTTGGCACACAAGAAGACAACCCCGACCCAATCACTTTAGAGACCGTAACCGAAATAAAGACGGTTAGTCTCAAAGACCAAAAGGCAATGGTGCTTAGGTCTCGCAAACAGACACCTgagaagacagaaaaagagccagtgaaggagaaagaaacTCTCATTGTTCCTCCAAAGAAAGTCAGAGAAGTGAAAAAGCAAAAAGCACCTCTCGAGCTGGTGAGCGAGGCTGCAGACGCGATCCCGCCTGAGACTCCCCACGTGGAGATTTGCCTGGCTGAGCCGAGCAAGCCAGAGGAGAAAATTGCAGCCCCCATCAAAAGACAATCCACCTCGCAGTCTCCGGAGACGGCGAAGAGAAAGCGGGGCGTGAAGGCAGACAAGGTGGCACAGCCTGAGGTGGCAGAGCTGCTGCCATCGTTGCAGTCTCCAGCGCCCGCCCCAGAGCAGCATGAGCCGGCACCTCTGCCGACACACAAGACCGGGGTGGGGGTCCCAAAAAGAGGTCCCAAAAAGAAGCGAGGGCCACACCCGAAAATAGCCGTGATCAGCAGCCCTGTGACCAAAGACGAAGCCCCAGTCGTCCCCGATGTCAGCGAGGTGCCCAGCGCACCTCCTCAGTGTCCGACTAAAACCAAGTATCTGCCCCCGCGCAAGGGCAGAGGCCTCAAGTACGAAGCCATGGTCCAGAAAATAACGTCCACCCCCGCGTCCAAAAAGCAGCCCTTTAACCTGCTGCCGGAGGCTTTGCCGGAGGACCCGGCCTCCAAGGTCGTCCAGCCGGTGCCTGAGCAGAAAGAGGAGCTGCCCGAAGAGAGCAGCACGGCTGTCCAGCAGCCGCCAGAGGAGACCCAGGAGCCCGCAGCTGACGGCCAAACGCCCAGGAAGAAAAGACGGAAATGGGCCACCGTGGAGAGCAGAGTGGAGCCAGAGGGGGCCCTGGACGCCGGGTCGCTCATCATCACCACCCCGCGGCTGGCCAAACAGAGGGCCATCAAGAACAACCACGAGATGCACCTGAAGCAGCGGCGGAAGAGGAAAAAAGGCCATCCTCCTGCCGAGGGCCTCGCCGTAACGGAACCGATGCTAGAACCGCTGGCAGAGCCAGTTACGGAACCGCAACCGGCTGTATCGCTGAAGGAATCTGAGGCAGAAATGCAGTTGCACGTAGAACCGCTGACAGAGCAGCAGGAGCTCCCCGCACCTTCGTCTCTGTCGCCCACCGCGGCTCCAGCGCCGGTGACAAGCAGTGATCAGCCTCCCACGGAGCTGCTACCCGAGACAGCCGTCGAGCCTCCCAAGCCCCGCAGGGGGAGGAAGCCATCGCTGAAGAAGAAAGAGGCAAAGGCGACCGGCGAGCCAAACAGCGTACCTGCCAAAAGGGGTAGAAAACCGGGCCCTAAGAAGAAGACAGAGCTTCAGAACACGCCTGTCGTGAAGCCTCCTCCGTCAAAGCCTCCTGCAAAAGCAGCCGCAAAGGCTACGGAGACGGTGCCCAAGCCGAAGACAAGATGTAGGAAACAGAGTGTCCCTAAAGTGAAACAGGCAAAGCAAGAGACCGAATTCAACGTTGTCTCGACGACTACCCCGCTGCAACCGGAAATCAAATGCTCCTTCATCCCCTACGTGCGCATCGAGAGCTCGGTGGACCTCGCCGCGGCCTGTGCCATCGTGAACAGGCCCGACGACGCACAGCGAATAATGGCGAGAGAAAAGAGCGCGGGCGACACCAAACCCCCAGCAGCTGCTGTTGCCAAGGCGATACCCACATCCTCCTTGATGCTCCTGGGACCTCTGGTTAATAAAAGCCTGGCTGACAGGTGTCTAAAGTGTTGCCTGTGTGGAATGCCTTCGAATTACAGAGACTTGGGGGACCTGTGTGGGCCTTATTACCTCCCAAACAACATACCGCAGAAGTCAGTGTCCTGGGGGTACAGAGAGGAGTTctgggagaacagagagagcgcGCAGTTCAGAAGCACTCAACCGCCCACAGTCCAGGAGAGCGAGAAAACATCAGAGCCCAGCCAAGCGGGAACGAGCGAGGAAGAACATCCCGGCCATCACAGAAAGCCCAGGAGGCCGAGCCGGGAGAGCTCACACCCTCGGACCAATTTCCGTCTGGGGCTCAAAAAACTGCAGCAGTGCCTGAGCCTGCGGAGGAGGACGACCGCGGAGACAGCTCCCCCTGGTGGCGAGGAGGGCCCCGACACGTCGCTGGGGAAAGTGCAGCGGCGGGCGGAGGAGAGGGAGCACTGGGCCCACGAGGCTTGCGTTGTGTGGACCGGCGGGGTCGTCCTCGTGGCAGGAAGACTGTACGGCCTGAAGGAGGCGGTTCAATCAGCTGCTCAAACG AAATGCGCTAAGTGCCAGAGCGAGGGAGCGTCAGTGAGCTGCAGCTGTGAGGGATGCTCTCACAAATACCACTATGTCTGCGCCAAAGAGTCGG GTTGCTTGTTTGAGGAGGACGACTTTTCAGTGAGGTGTCCAAAACATGAG tga